A single window of Dermacentor albipictus isolate Rhodes 1998 colony chromosome 1, USDA_Dalb.pri_finalv2, whole genome shotgun sequence DNA harbors:
- the LOC139055648 gene encoding uncharacterized protein has protein sequence MRSLIVVTTMVGVVLAGDIGGGGGGFGGGGHGGGGFGGGGGYGGGGGDGAVHRFVITTKTTSGGGGGGYGGGGGGFGGGGFGGGGFGGGGGGGGGGFSGVGVGSASKFKGSTIYVLKPRATGGGGGYGGGGGGGWQAGGDGGGGWQAGGGGGGWQAGGGGGGGGWQAGGGGGGWQAGGGGGGWQ, from the exons ATTGTTGTGACCACCATGGTCGGTGTGGTGCTCGCCGGTGACatcggcggcggtggtggcggatTCGGCGGCGGCGGACATGGCGGGGGTGGATTCGGTGGCGGCGGTGGATACGGTGGCGGTGGTGGAGATGGCGCCGTTCACAG GTTCGTGATTACAACGAAAACAACTtccggtggaggaggaggtggctatggcggcggcggtggtggtttcGGGGGTGGTGGATTTGGAGGTGGCGgcttcggcggcggcggtggcggtggtggcggagGCTTCAGCGGTGTTGGAGTCGGCAGTGCCTCCAAATTCAAGGGAAGCACCATTTATGTGCTCAAGCCTCGCGctactggcggcggcggcggttacggtggcggcggcggcggcggatggCAAGCAGGTGGCGATGGCGGCGGTGGCTGGCAAGCCGGCGGTGGCGGAGGAGGCTGGCAAGCCggaggtggcggcggcggcggcggatggCAAgccggtggtggcggcggcggatgGCAGGcaggtggtggcggcggcggatgGCAGTGA